The genomic window TTTCTAAGCCGCCTCTGTCCATCACCACGATGCGGCGGTAGCCCAAATCCAGCAGCCCACGCGAGCGGAACTCGCCGAGCAGCTTGGTGATGGTTTCGCGGGTGCTGCCCACCGCGTGCGCCAAATCCTGATGCGAGATGCGCCCGCGCAGAGCCACTTGCTGATCGTGGTTCTCGCCGCTTTCGTTGGCCAGCTCCAAAAGGGCCAGCGCCAGCCGCTGCGAGACCTCCAAAAAGACCAGTTGCGAGAGCCGGTCTTGCAGGCCACGTGTTTGGCGCACCACCTGGGTGCTGAGCGCCACGCTGAGGTCGGGCGAGCGGCTCATCAAGTCGCGCAGGGCCTCGCCGCCGATCATCAGCGCGGAGAGGTCGTCCATCGCTTCGGCGTAGAGGCCGTATTTGCCGTTGTCGAGCAGGGCGGTCAGGCCCAAGAGGTCACCGGGGCCATGCACGTTGACCGTCACTTCGCGGGCACTTGCGCCCAGCCGGTAGAGC from Deinococcus detaillensis includes these protein-coding regions:
- a CDS encoding Crp/Fnr family transcriptional regulator codes for the protein MLPGFLAALPEAARVSLLSTTRQHHWSRGSIVLHADDPAETLYMLQSGHARLYRLGASAREVTVNVHGPGDLLGLTALLDNGKYGLYAEAMDDLSALMIGGEALRDLMSRSPDLSVALSTQVVRQTRGLQDRLSQLVFLEVSQRLALALLELANESGENHDQQVALRGRISHQDLAHAVGSTRETITKLLGEFRSRGLLDLGYRRIVVMDRGGLEKAARQPLGA